The Vicia villosa cultivar HV-30 ecotype Madison, WI unplaced genomic scaffold, Vvil1.0 ctg.001122F_1_1, whole genome shotgun sequence genome includes a window with the following:
- the LOC131633419 gene encoding probable aquaporin SIP2-1 produces the protein MGRKKLLVSDFALSFMWVCSGVLLKSFIIKNMSFSHSHLAEIVKFSFSIANMFFYAFLSKLFHGGANNPLATLVDAISGDFHNFLFCIGSRIPAQVIGYIVGVKLLIDNIPEVGRGPRLNVNIPLGALTEGILTFVIVIISLGLAATKIRRNFFMKTWISSLIKIILHKVGSGLTGGCMNPASVMGWAYARGDHITKEHFFVYWLAPIEATLLAVWTFKLLVRHMRKDKTCSKRKSD, from the coding sequence ATGGGAAGAAAAAAGTTGCTTGTATCAGATTTTGCCCTATCTTTCATGTGGGTATGCTCTGGTGTTCTTCTAAAGTCATTCATAATAAAAAACATGAGCTTTTCTCATTCCCATCTTGCTGAGATTGTGAAATTTTCTTTTTCCATTGCCAACATGTTCTTTTATGCTTTTCTGTCTAAGCTTTTTCATGGTGGTGCCAACAATCCTCTTGCTACTTTGGTTGATGCTATTTCTGGAGATTTTCATAACTTCCTTTTCTGCATTGGCTCTAGAATTCCTGCTCAGGTAATTGGATACATTGTTGGAGTAAAACTTCTTATCGATAACATTCCCGAAGTAGGACGTGGACCACGTTTGAATGTTAACATTCCTCTCGGAGCGTTAACAGAAGGAATATTAACATTTGTAATTGTAATTATTTCGCTTGGGCTAGCTGCCACGAAAATTCGAAGAAATTTCTTCATGAAGACATGGATATCCAGCCTGATCAAGATAATACTTCATAAAGTCGGTTCTGGTCTAACTGGTGGATGTATGAACCCCGCATCTGTAATGGGATGGGCTTATGCTCGAGGGGATCACATAACAAAGGAGCATTTCTTTGTATACTGGCTTGCTCCTATAGAGGCAACTCTTTTAGCAGTATGGACATTCAAATTGCTAGTACGACACATGAGAAAAGATAAAACATGCTCAAAAAGAAAATCAGATTGA
- the LOC131633408 gene encoding uncharacterized protein LOC131633408 gives MAVKFKEFLKSKDLKIEDNGEALNVSRGGGERIEISKSVRSDNSKVKYFNCKKICHFKRDCPERKVNENSVEAEVALGEESYEDAEALLVSSLETEDSWVIDSGFSYHMCPRIEYFETLKMVQGEVVPLGDNKACTIHGIGTLNMEFPTIDASSSEKTVTKITDYQLTHDDVRRVIVASQMEDYASLGYYV, from the exons ATGGCGGTGAAATTCAAAGAATTTTTAAAGTCCAAAGATTTGAAGATCGAAGATAATGGGGAAGCCTTAAATGTGTCAAGAGGAGGAGGTGAGCGTATAGAGATATCAAAATCAGTGAGGTCTGACAATTCAaaggtaaaatattttaattgtaaaaaaatcTGTCACTTTAAAAGAGATTGTCCTGAGAGAAAGGTCAATGAAAATTCCGTTGAAGCTGAAGTTGCCTTGGGCGAGGAAAGTTATGAGGATGCCGAAGCATTGTTAGTATCGAGTTTGGAAACTGAAGATAGTTGGGTGATTGACTCAGGTTtctcttatcacatgtgtccaaGAATAGAATACTTTGAAACTTTGAAGATGGTGCAAGGTGAAGTAGTTCCCCTTGGGGATAATAAGGCTTGTACAATTCATGGTATTGGTACG TTGAACATGGAGTTTCCTACTATTGATGCTAGTAGTAGTGAGAAAACAGTTACAAAGATCACTGATTATCAATTGACTCATGATGATGTAAGGAGAGTTATTGTAGCATCTCAAATGGAGGATTATGCTAGCCTTGGATATTATGTTTGA